From the genome of Leguminivora glycinivorella isolate SPB_JAAS2020 chromosome Z, LegGlyc_1.1, whole genome shotgun sequence, one region includes:
- the LOC125241895 gene encoding uncharacterized protein LOC125241895 yields the protein MDNYMEYHIMGSVAKIRMKPGCIPTRFDCQPDRRKRASAETIHRPYITKKQRQDIIQESIKDLEEKSIINKPLELEETSVGSSAVHGDEVIENITQEKDKTANKSIQVYMTHKFRSKAVQSGVKIVNQMTSPLKQDRQSVSTSPFKITRCTSKIKPTTSNIHISSRKIFVDEAQSDSDISYTPSIMDEGTSQTISVQTNSTSDCSELLQDDKQKEAALMLQCTLLKINRNPRCYIGVPKDCHYLLGLIEEYTNIPPVHFLMCLKKIRLNNSFRELADDFSMTPSYASKIFLKNVPLLASVMRAFIVKLDKYNIKNNLPMAFRHKYYHVSCIIDCLEIEIQKPSKAVNQSLSWSEYKKANTIKYLISCTPNGLVNFISPGYGGRVTDTCLVESCDFIKCLQPSMCVMADRGFKHVESYLLKQGVKLVRPPSVVKGSKLSKTEVRETKQIASLRIHIERVIRRLREFSLLKPHACVNHNLVRVLDDSITIACGLINLQDSLIK from the exons ATGGATAATTATATGGAGTATCACATCATGGGTTCTGTGGCAAAAATTAGGATGAAGCCAGGGTGTATACCCACCAGGTTTGACTGCCAACCAGATAGAAGAAAACGAGCCTCAGCTGAAACCATCCACCGACCATATATTACAAAAAAACAAAGACAAGATATTATTCAAGAATCTATAAAAGATCTGGAAGAGAAAAGTATTATAAACAAACCCTTAGAGCTAGAAGAGACATCAGTTGGAAGTTCAG ctgTGCATGGAGATGAAGTTATAGAAAATATTACACAGGAAAAAGATAAGACAGCAAATAAATCAATCCAAGTTTACATGACACACAAATTCAGAAGCAAAGCCGTTCAATCTGGAGTTAAAATTGTAAACCAGATGACATCACCATTGAAACAGGATCGCCAATCTGTCTCTACATCGCCATTTAAGATAACTAGATGCACTTCCAAAATCAAACCAACCACATCAAACATACACATAAGTTCAAGAAAAATATTTGTAGATGAAGCCCAGTCTGATAGTGATATTTCGTATACACCATCGATAATGGATGAAGGTACATCACAAACTATATCTGTTCAAACAAATTCAACTTCAGATTGCAGTGAGTTGCTACAAGATGATAAACAGAAAGAGGCAGCTCTAATGCTGCAGTGTACACTACTTAAAATCAACAGAAATCCTCGCTGTTATATAGGTGTTCCTAAAGACTGTCATTATTTATTAGGTCTAATCGAAGAATACACAAATATTCCTCCAGTTCATTTTCTCATGTGTTTAAAAAAGATTAGATTAAATAACTCATTCAGAGAGCTCGCTGATGATTTTTCCATGACACCAAGTTATGCTAGTAAGATATTTCTTAAAAATGTTCCTTTGTTGGCTAGTGTCATGCGTgcttttattgtaaaattagataaatataatataaaaaataatttaccaaTGGCGTTCAGACATAAATATTATCATGTAAGTTGCATCATTGACTGCTTAGAAATAGAAATACAGAAGCCCTCGAAAGCTGTAAATCAATCTCTCTCCTGGTCTGAATACAAAAAGGCTAATACTATCAAGTATCTTATCTCCTGCACTCCAAATGGTCTAGTAAATTTTATATCACCTGGGTATGGAGGAAGAGTAACAGACACATGTTTGGTAGAATCATGTGATTTTATTAAATGTTTGCAACCAAGCATGTGTGTGATGGCTGATAGAGGTTTTAAGCATGTAGAATCATATTTACTCAAACAAGGAGTAAAATTAGTGCGACCTCCAAGTGTTGTAAAAGGTTCTAAGCTTTCAAAGACCGAGGTGAGGGAAACTAAACAAATTGCTAGCCTAAGAATACACATAGAGAGAGTGATTCGCCGCTTGAGAGAATTTAGTTTACTGAAACCACACGCATGTGTGAATCACAATTTAGTTAGAGTACTTGATGATAGTATAACCATTGCATGTGGTTTAATAAATTTACAGGATTCTTTAATTAAATAG
- the LOC125241896 gene encoding U-scoloptoxin(19)-Tl1a-like isoform X2: MVPNLFIWLILSAVYVNYGTGYEATWTTHEELPCLTIGGLCVSSTDCQDANRVPVKGLCPQQQKNGIECCYALPFSETRCQKRGGECVEKQQKCPPNLIFSRATDCGERENCCILVN, from the exons ATGGTTCCTAATCTGTTTATTTGGCTTATACTTAGTGCTGTTTATGTTAACTATGGTACTGGTTACGAAGCAA CATGGACTACGCATGAAGAGTTGCCTTGCTTAACCATTGGTGGCCTTTGCGTCTCGTCCACGGATTGCCAAGATGCAAATCGCGTCCCAGTTAAAGGCCTGTGTCCACAACAACAGAAAAATGGAATCGAATGTTGTTATGCTT tgCCATTCTCGGAAACTCGATGTCAGAAACGTGGAGGTGAATGCGTAGAAAAACAGCAAAAGTGCCCTCCAAACCTCATATTTTCACGAGCCACAGATTGCGGCGAGAGGGAAAATTGTTGTATTTTGGTTAATTAA